The following nucleotide sequence is from Nocardioides eburneiflavus.
CTCGAACACCTTGCGGGTGGTCTCGAAGATCCCCGACGCGCGCTGCTGGGCGCGCTCGAAGGAGAAGCCCTCGAGCTCGTCGGCGACCTGGATGACGCCGCCGGAGTTCACGCAGTAGTCCGGGGCGTAGAGGATGCCGCGCTCGTCGACCTGCTTCTCGATGCCCGGGTGGGCGAGCTGGTTGTTGGCCGCGCCGCAGATGATCGACGCGCGCAGCACCTCGAGCACCTCGTCGCTGATGGCGCCGCCCATGGCGCACGGGGCGTAGACGTCGATCTCGCTCGCGACGAGCTCGTCGGTGGAGGCGACGGCCTGCACCTGCGGGAGCTGGGCGCGGATCGCCTCGACCGACGGTGCGTGCACGTCGGTGACGACCACGTGGGCGCCGTCCTCGATGAGGTGGCGGACGAGGTGGCGACCCACCTTGCCGACGCCGGCGACGCCGACGGTGCGGCCGGCGAGGCTGGGCTCGCCCCAGACCTGCTCTGCCGCGGCGCGCATGCCCTGGAAGGTGCCGTACGCCGTCAGCACCGAGCTGTCCCCGGCGCCACCGTGGGCCACGGTGCGGCCGGTGACGAAGTCGCACTCCCTGGCGATGTGGTCCATGTCCTCGCTGAACGTGCCCACGTCGCACGCGGTGAAGTAGCGACCGTTGAGCGACTGGACGAAGCGGCCGTAGGCGCGCAGCAGCGCCTCGGTCTTCAGCTCGGCCGGGTCACCGATGATGACGGCCTTGCCGCCGCCCAGGTCGAGGCCTGCGAGCGCGTTCTTGTAGGACATGCCGCGCGAGAGGTTGAGCACGTCGACGATCGCGTCGTCCGTGCTGGCGTAGGGGTAGAACCGCGTCCCGCCGAGCGCAGGGCCGAGGGCCGTGGAGTGGATGGCGATGATGGCGCGGAGGCCGGTCGCGCGGTCGTTGCACAGGACGACCTGCTCGTGCTCGCTGCCGAGCTCGAAGACGTCGACGCCGGACGTGGGTGCTCCAGACATGCTCTCGGATCCTTTTCTGGTGGGTGCGGCCGCGGGGTGTGCGGACCTGGTCAGCGCGGTCGAGGGGTGGTGACCGCCGTCACCCTCAGGGTAGTCCCGTGGGGTCAGCCGGACCGCATCACCACGAGGTCTCCGTGCGTGCCGTAGCCGAGCAGCTTCCCGCCCGTCGCCCGGCCGTCGAAGGTGACCATCAGCCAGCCGTCGTCGACTCGTGCGAGGCTCGGCCACGGCAGGTTGGTGGGGTAGGGCGCGTCGAGCGTGCCGATGTCGGTCATCGCGAGGTCGTACGCCGGGAAGCGCGCACGCTGGCCGCGTCGGGAGTCGCGGCCGTCGCTCGCCAGCACCACCAGCCGTCCGCCGACCTCGACGAGGGTCGTGCCCTCGGTCGAGCAGCGGTCGGTCGCAGCGCCGAGCAGCCGCAGGTCGTCCAGGTCCTCGCCTGCCGCGAGAGCGGGGTGGAAGTCGAAGAACCGTCGAGCGCTCACGAAGCCGACGAGCCAGCGCCCGTCCCGGCGCACGAGGTGCGGGTCCCAGGTGGCGATGGAGTCGAGGCCGTCGGTCGGCAGCGGGAGCTCGCGGGTGTCGAGGACGTGGGTGCCGCGCAGCACGTCGACGGTGGCCGGCGGCTCGGCGAGGGTAACCCGCAGTCCCGCCGGCTCCCGCCGGCCCTCGCGGGTGGTCGGCTTCTCGAAGTCGCCCCAGGTGCTCGTCGCGACGAGCCAGCCGTCGGCCGTGCGGACCACGTGGGTGGCGTGGTCGCCGAAGACGCCGGGCCGGTCGGGGCGCCGGAAGAACAGGTCGCCGGTGTGCTCGACCTCGAGGGCGACGGGGTCGAGGCGCCACACGCTCGTGTGGGCGGTGTCGAAGAACCCCGGCCCGGCCGAGGTGGCCGTCAGCCACAACGCCCCGTCCGTCCGCAGCGGGGTGCCGTCCTCGGTGGTGACGAACCGTACGTCGCGCAGCCCGAGCTGACCGAAGCCGCCGCCGACCCCGCCCCCGGTCGGCAGCTCGAGGACGAGGTCGGCGAGCACCGCCGCGTCGCGCGTGTCGACCAGGTCGCGCAGGTCGTGCCGGGCTCGGGCCACCCAGCCGGACGCCTCGCGGCTCCACGCGGTCACGTGGGTGCCGGTCAGGGTCAGGCCGAGCCCGGTCGGCTCCACGGCACGGTGGAAGCGCCGGCTCCGCAGCTCCTGCGTGTCGCGTCCGCGCGTGAGGGTCAGGCAGATCGAACCGTCGTCGAGGGATGCGTCGACGCGGTGATCGGCGAGGTGCAGCGCGAGCCGGGCGCGGTCGGGGGCCGCGGAGGTCGCGGCGACGTACGGCGCCGCGGCGGGCAGTGCGAAGAGGCCGCCCGTGCTCTCCTCCACGAGGACCGAGCCGGGTGCGACGAGGTCGACCGGACGCAGGCGGCGGACGACCTCGAGGCGTGGGAGCACCGCACCATCCTCCCGGTCGCCGGGAGAGCGCGGGAGGCGGAGCAGCAGAAGGGCCCCGATCGGGACGTGATCGGGGCCCTTCTGTGCTTGTGGGCAGGGGCGGGGTCGAACCGCCGACCTATCACTTTTCAGGCGATCGCTCGTACCAACTGAGCTACCTGCCCAAGCGGGGTCGAGAATACATGAGCCCGGCGGTAGGGGTGGAATCGGCTCAGGCGGGGTCCCGGACCGGCAGCTCCACCCAGAACGACGAGCCGACTCCTGGCGTGGACTCGCCACGCACCGCCCCGCCGTCACGCTCGGCGATGGTGCGGGCCATCGACAGGCCGAGGCCGCTGCCCGGGACCTCGGGGCCGGCGTAGCGGACGAACGGCTCGAAGACGTGCTCGAGCTGCTCCGGCGTGAGGCCCGGGCCGTTGTCGCGCACGATGATCCGCACCATCTCCTGGCCGCTCTCGCCGAGCAGGCGCTGCGTCGACAGGTCCACGGTGCCGCCGTGCGGGTGGTGGTGGGCGATGGCGTTGCCGACGAGGCTCGTCAGCACCTGGCGTACGCCCGAGGGGTGCGCGCGCACCGTGGCGACGGGATCGACGTCGATGTACATCTCCACGGCCGCTGTCTGGGCAGGAGTCCGGTGCCAGTGCGCCACGTCGGCGACGGCGTCCGCGACCAGGACCTCCTGCCGCTCGTCGTCGCTGGAGAGGGTGCGCCCGGCGCCGAGGAGGCTGTCGACGACGTCGAGCACCCGCTCGCAGGCGCGCATCATGACCGGCCCGTCGCGGAGCACGCCGGCCGAGACGGGGTCGTCCGGGGTCTGGCCGGCCTCGTCGACGAGCACCTCGGCGTAGCCCAGGATCGCCGACAGCGGCGTACGCAGCTCATGGCCGACCGAGCCGAAGAAGTGCTGGTAGGCCGTCTGGGCCTCGGTGCCCGCCTCGATCGCCTCCGCGAGCGAGCGGCGGGACTGCTCGAGGGCGAGCCGGGCGATGATCGCGGCGTTGAGCAGCTTGAAGTCCTGCACGAAGGTGTCCGGCCACGGGCCGGTCCGCGTGCTGATGGCCGACAGGCTGCCGTACATGTCGCCGCCGGAGGTGTACGCCGACGCGACGAGGCTGTGGATGTCGCTGCGTGCGAGCTCCGAGCGGTCCTGGTCGGCCTCGTCGGGCAGGAGGTCCCGGTCGAGGATCGCCACGATCTCGCCGGAGCGTGCGAGCCGGGACAGCCATGGCATGGTGAGCGCCGCCTCGGGTCCCGCGCCGGGGGGCGGCAGGAGGCTCAACGTCGAACCCGGATCCGTCCACTCCCGGATCCACGCGCGAGCGCCCAGCCCCTTCCAGCCACGGGTGTCCTCGGGCTGGAACCGGGTGAGCACCGAGAGGACGACGTCGACGCGATCATGGGACAGCAGGTGGCGTGCGGCGAGGTCGACCGCCTCGTCGACCCCGAGGTCGCCGGCCAGGATGGTGACCGCGTGGCCCGTCGCCTCGCGAGACGTCGTGCCAGTGGCCGATGCGTCCTGCAGCGCGGGGTGGAGGATCACGGTGACGTCTCCGATCTGGCGGTGGCGGTGAACCGGCACGGCACGGGGCTGATACCCCGACTCTGGTCGATCCGAACGTCCTCGCTCAACGTCATTTCGTGCTTCGCTCCCCAGGAGGCCAGGCGCACCAGCACCGCCATGCCGAGAGTACGCCCGGGGCAGGCGTGCGGCCCGGCACCGAACGGCAGCCACGCACCCGGGCGTCTCGTCGCGTCCTGCCAGCGGCCGGGGTCGAAGTCGCGAAGGCTGTCGGGCGCGCCGGGCACCAGCGAGTCCAGCCGCCCGAGGAGCAGCGGGCTGACGAACACCACCCGGCCCGAGGGGACGGCGGTGCCCCCGAGGTCGACCTCCCGTGTGGTCACGCGAGCGGTCAGCCACGTGGGCGGAGTCAGGCGCAGCGTCTCCCACACGGCGTGCACGGGGTCGACCGAACGGGGGTGCTGGGCGAGCCACGCCAGCAGGAAGGAGCCGGCCGCGATCGGGACCTGGATGCCGGCCGCCAGCATCGTCGCGAGCTGCTGGGCGGTCCGGTCCTCGCCCGGGAGTCGGGACAGCGCCGCGTCGAGGAGGTCCTCCAGCGCGATGCGCGTGGCGTGCTCCGTACGGCGGATCCTGCTCCAGCGTCGTGGCCGTCGGTGGGCGGCGATCACGGGGCCGAGGGCGTCGATCCACGCCAGGACGTGGTCCGCGACCGCGTCCCGGCGGGCGTCGTCGAGCCCGGGGAGGACGGCAGCGGTGGTCGAGCGCGCCACGGGCCGGCGCAGGAGCACCATGGCGTCGTACGGCTCGCCGAGGCTGTCGCGGGCGTGGTCGCCGAGCGCGGCCGCCCACTCCGCGTCGAAGACCGCCACGCCGCGAGCCACCTCGTCGGGGGAGACGGGAGCGAACACGGTGTGGCCCGAGCGGGTCTCGCCGCGGCTGCCCGACAGGTCGCCCGTGCGGTTGACGTTGCCGGGGAAGTCGAACGCCTCCGGGTCGGTCAGGACCTGGCGCGCCTGTTCCAGGCTCGTGGCGAGCCACGGACCGCCCGG
It contains:
- a CDS encoding Glu/Leu/Phe/Val family dehydrogenase, which gives rise to MSGAPTSGVDVFELGSEHEQVVLCNDRATGLRAIIAIHSTALGPALGGTRFYPYASTDDAIVDVLNLSRGMSYKNALAGLDLGGGKAVIIGDPAELKTEALLRAYGRFVQSLNGRYFTACDVGTFSEDMDHIARECDFVTGRTVAHGGAGDSSVLTAYGTFQGMRAAAEQVWGEPSLAGRTVGVAGVGKVGRHLVRHLIEDGAHVVVTDVHAPSVEAIRAQLPQVQAVASTDELVASEIDVYAPCAMGGAISDEVLEVLRASIICGAANNQLAHPGIEKQVDERGILYAPDYCVNSGGVIQVADELEGFSFERAQQRASGIFETTRKVFELATADGVTTAEAADRLAERRMREVGRLRGIHLR
- a CDS encoding sensor histidine kinase, giving the protein MPVHRHRQIGDVTVILHPALQDASATGTTSREATGHAVTILAGDLGVDEAVDLAARHLLSHDRVDVVLSVLTRFQPEDTRGWKGLGARAWIREWTDPGSTLSLLPPPGAGPEAALTMPWLSRLARSGEIVAILDRDLLPDEADQDRSELARSDIHSLVASAYTSGGDMYGSLSAISTRTGPWPDTFVQDFKLLNAAIIARLALEQSRRSLAEAIEAGTEAQTAYQHFFGSVGHELRTPLSAILGYAEVLVDEAGQTPDDPVSAGVLRDGPVMMRACERVLDVVDSLLGAGRTLSSDDERQEVLVADAVADVAHWHRTPAQTAAVEMYIDVDPVATVRAHPSGVRQVLTSLVGNAIAHHHPHGGTVDLSTQRLLGESGQEMVRIIVRDNGPGLTPEQLEHVFEPFVRYAGPEVPGSGLGLSMARTIAERDGGAVRGESTPGVGSSFWVELPVRDPA
- a CDS encoding cytochrome P450 gives rise to the protein MDSVESAGGQLGAVLSAPRDGAAALGPGGPWLATSLEQARQVLTDPEAFDFPGNVNRTGDLSGSRGETRSGHTVFAPVSPDEVARGVAVFDAEWAAALGDHARDSLGEPYDAMVLLRRPVARSTTAAVLPGLDDARRDAVADHVLAWIDALGPVIAAHRRPRRWSRIRRTEHATRIALEDLLDAALSRLPGEDRTAQQLATMLAAGIQVPIAAGSFLLAWLAQHPRSVDPVHAVWETLRLTPPTWLTARVTTREVDLGGTAVPSGRVVFVSPLLLGRLDSLVPGAPDSLRDFDPGRWQDATRRPGAWLPFGAGPHACPGRTLGMAVLVRLASWGAKHEMTLSEDVRIDQSRGISPVPCRFTATARSETSP